The following proteins are co-located in the Synchiropus splendidus isolate RoL2022-P1 chromosome 14, RoL_Sspl_1.0, whole genome shotgun sequence genome:
- the si:dkey-12e7.4 gene encoding C-factor, with protein sequence MSCPATFHACRSVLVTGASRGIGLELVRQLAAGRAPPGRIIATARNPATATKLQELAQKFSNVHVVGLDVVSDDSIHSCVEEVERLVQGDGLNCLINNAGISVEADLHSVTCEKMMENFHTNSVAPLMLTKALLPLLKRAASARSGAAARLGVHRAVVINMSSTLGSMTLNTGEMARLVKWYPYRTSKSALNMLTRCLAGDLDPHHILCMAIHPGWVRTNMGGPQGQLSPEESACSVLSVIAGLEEKDQGSFLNESGETLPW encoded by the exons ATGAGCTGCCCCGCCACCTTCCACGCGTGCCGCTCCGTGCTGGTCACCGGAGCCAGCCGAGGCATCGGCCTGGAGCTGGTGCGGCAGCTGGCGGCGGGCCGCGCTCCTCCGGGCAGGATCATCGCCACGGCCCGCAACCCCGCCACCGCCACG AAGCTTCAGGAACTGGCACAGAAGTTCTCCAACGTGCACGTGGTTGGCTTGG ACGTGGTGAGCGACGACAGCATCCACAGTTgtgtggaggaagtggagcGACTGGTCCAAGGCGACGGGCTCAACTGCCTCATCAACAACGCGGGCATCAGCGTGGAGGCCGACCTCCACAGCGTGACCTGCGAGAAGATGATGGAGAACTTCCACACCAACAGCGTGGCTCCTCTGATGCTCACCAAG GCCTTGCTGCCTCTGCTGAAGCGAGCGGCGTCTGCGAGATCCGGTGCCGCGGCCAGGCTGGGCGTGCACCGAGCTGTGGTCATCAACATGTCCTCCACGCTGGGATCCATGACGCTCAACACGGGCGAGATGGCCCGACTGGTCAAGTGGTACCCCTACAGGACATCCAAG AGCGCCCTCAACATGCTGACCCGCTGCCTGGCCGGCGACCTGGACCCCCACCACATCCTGTGCATGGCCATCCACCCCGGGTGGGTCCGCACAAACATGGGCGGACCGCAG GGGCAGCTGAGTCCGGAGGAGAGCGCCTGTTCTGTCCTGTCAGTCATCGCTGGACTGGAGGAGAAGGACCAGGGATCCTTCCTGAACGAGTCAGGAGAAACACTGCCTTGGTGA